In one Plasmodium falciparum 3D7 genome assembly, chromosome: 14 genomic region, the following are encoded:
- a CDS encoding ribosomal protein S27a, putative — MKILINIPYDESLCLESSNINNIKNVKEQIFELKGIPYELQKLYKNGRHLEDEELLEIDKSDYAYTLNLNFGLLGGAKKKKKKVYKKPKKEKHKKKKVKLAVLKFYKVGDDGKVFRLKRQCDNCAPGTLMASHFDRDYCGRCHLTIMKK, encoded by the exons atgAAAATTCTTATTAATATTCCTTATGATGAGTCCTTATGTTTGGAGTcatcaaatataaataacataaaaaatgtaaaagaacaaatttttgaattaaaag GTATTCCATATGAGCTTcagaaattatataaaaatggtcGTCATTTGGAGGATGAAGAATTACTTGAAATAGATAAATCTGATTAT gcATACactttaaatttaaatttcGGTTTACTTGGTGGTgctaaaaaaaagaaaaagaaagttTACAAGaaaccaaaaaaagaaaaacataagaaaaaaaaagtaaaattagctgttttaaaattttataaagttGGAGATGATGGAAAAGTATTTAGATTAAAAAGACAATGTGATAATTGTGCTCCAGGAACTTTGATGGCTTCTCATTTTGATAGAGATTATTGTGGAAGATGCCATCTTAccataatgaaaaaataa
- a CDS encoding zinc finger protein, putative: protein MTDYWVSSKKHYCETCNVWISGHKVNIKNHEKSARHIENFKRLINESFKRKEKETQEKEFLEKELRRLDDIEKKYLLDINKKDENDNKSYDSYVYKHTNDNKNNNNIYNNNNIYNNNNNICNNNIYNNKYILMIHEDSGSLVFFNTLKKELLYDKPADFYEPLPEYQTFSEQYGWYKYLDNNSNNFYYFNIYNSKSIWEYSSHNIDYLINYLKKCEETGLASFNQNYMNKSGNLVFHYNNENIKYDNMNKRVTKNDITLLGEFGNNKIKDEEMKLKNVYDKKNKIQLNIPLDRKNDKSRFNKEKDILESATTKEDDIKNVFNKSDKKYEKENGNVNKLNDEKKEKLENVALKNEDKNKGENLNEKQKNEMSFISNDETSKPGEWKIVEGNPINNISNENIEEIFYNIKSKEEREKDNLEEIKNNIRYEYSSFNEFYVAKKELDNEDLFLNKEFEFVDKPIYKKVIDKNANRKVDFAKRNIKAIKNKKKIT, encoded by the coding sequence ATGACAGATTATTGGGTTAGTTCGAAAAAGCATTATTGTGAAACGTGCAATGTATGGATATCAGGCCATaaagtaaatataaagaatcaTGAGAAGAGTGCCAGACATATAGAAAATTTCAAGAGATTAATAAATGAATCATTCAAAAGAAAGGAGAAAGAAACacaagaaaaagaatttCTTGAGAAAGAATTAAGAAGATTAGatgatatagaaaaaaaatatcttttaGATATAAACAAGAAggatgaaaatgataataaatcatatgattcgtatgtatataaacatacaaatgataataaaaataataataacatttataataataataatatttataataataataataatatttgtaataataatatttataataataaatatattttaatgataCATGAAGATAGTGGTTCCttagttttttttaatacctTAAAAAAGGAATTGCTTTATGATAAACCAGCAGATTTTTATGAACCTTTACCTGAATATCAAACATTTTCAGAACAATATGGATGGTATAAATATCTTgataataattcaaataatttttattattttaacatatataattcaaaaagTATATGGGAATATTCATCCCATAACAtagattatttaataaattatttgaaaaaatgtGAGGAAACTGGTTTGGCTAGTTTTAACCAGAATTATATGAACAAGTCAGGAAATTTagtttttcattataataatgaaaatataaaatatgataatatgaataaaagggtgacaaaaaatgatataactTTATTAGGTGAAtttggtaataataaaataaaagatgaagaaatgaagttaaaaaatgtatatgataaaaagaataaaatacaaTTAAATATTCCTTTGGATaggaaaaatgataaaagtaGGTTTAATAAGGAAAAGGATATTTTGGAAAGTGCAACAACAAAGGAAgatgatattaaaaatgtttttaataaGAGTGATAAAAAGTATGAAAAGGAAAATGGAAATGTTAACAAATTAAATGatgagaaaaaagaaaaattagaaaatgtGGCtcttaaaaatgaagataaaaataaaggtgaaaatttaaatgaaaaacaaaagaatGAGATGTCATTTATTTCAAATGATGAGACATCCAAACCAGGAGAATGGAAAATCGTTGAAGGGAATccaattaataatataagtaatgaaaatattgaagagatattttataatattaaatctaAAGAAGAGCGAGAAAAGGATAAtttagaagaaataaaaaataatattcgtTATGAATATTCATCTTTCAATGAATTTTATGTAGCAAAAAAAGAATTGGATAATgaagatttatttttaaataaagaatttgAATTTGTTGACAAgccaatatataaaaaggttATTGATAAAAATGCAAACAGAAAAGTAGACTTTGCAAAACGAAATATAAAggcaataaaaaataaaaaaaaaattacatga